Proteins from one Streptomyces caniferus genomic window:
- a CDS encoding GlxA family transcriptional regulator, with the protein MPHRVAVLALDGVMPMDLGIAARVLNEALDPTGARLYSVTTCSLGARPVRTNEGFRIIVDDDESLLESADTVVIATQEPDEHLLATGELPARVATAFARIGPETRIVSLCTSSFLLAAAGLLDGLRATTHWALCGQFTRLFPDVEVDPDVLFVDNGRILTAAGGAAGIDLFVHLVRRDHGATVATSAARRCVVAPWREGGQAQFIEHPVPKDADRSTSATRQWALGRLAEPVTLQDMAHHAHMSERTFTRRFRAEVGTSPLQWLLQSRLTQARRLLESSDLTVARIATACGFGDPVALRKHFHTHLGLSPLTYRRAHCAPEPARTEPLQAP; encoded by the coding sequence ATGCCGCATCGTGTTGCCGTTCTCGCCCTCGACGGGGTCATGCCGATGGATCTGGGCATCGCGGCCCGGGTGCTCAACGAGGCCCTCGACCCGACCGGGGCACGGCTCTATTCCGTGACGACCTGCTCACTCGGCGCCCGGCCGGTCCGCACGAACGAGGGCTTCCGGATCATCGTCGACGACGACGAGTCACTCCTGGAGAGTGCGGACACCGTGGTGATCGCCACCCAGGAGCCCGACGAACACCTGCTGGCCACCGGCGAGCTGCCCGCCCGGGTCGCCACGGCCTTCGCCCGGATCGGGCCCGAGACCCGCATCGTCAGCCTGTGCACGTCGTCATTCCTGCTCGCGGCGGCCGGCCTGCTGGACGGACTGCGGGCCACCACCCACTGGGCGCTGTGCGGCCAGTTCACACGACTGTTCCCCGACGTCGAGGTCGATCCGGACGTGCTGTTCGTCGACAACGGGCGCATCCTGACAGCTGCCGGCGGAGCGGCCGGCATCGACCTGTTCGTCCACCTGGTCCGCAGGGACCACGGCGCGACCGTGGCCACCTCCGCAGCGCGACGATGCGTGGTGGCTCCATGGCGCGAGGGCGGACAGGCGCAGTTCATCGAGCACCCGGTGCCGAAAGATGCCGACCGTTCCACCTCGGCCACCCGCCAGTGGGCACTGGGCCGGCTGGCCGAACCGGTCACGCTGCAGGACATGGCCCACCATGCCCATATGAGCGAGCGCACCTTCACCCGGCGGTTCCGCGCCGAGGTGGGCACGAGCCCCCTTCAATGGCTGTTGCAAAGCCGGCTGACCCAGGCGCGCCGCCTGCTGGAGTCGAGCGACCTGACCGTCGCGCGCATCGCCACGGCCTGCGGCTTCGGGGATCCCGTCGCCCTGCGCAAGCACTTCCACACCCACCTCGGCCTGTCCCCCCTGACCTACCGCCGCGCCCACTGCGCCCCTGAACCGGCCCGGACGGAGCCGCTCCAGGCGCCCTGA